TGCTGCCCCAGTATGGCACGTATGCCGGCCTCAAACGGTGCCCATATCCCAGGCAATCTGAGCCCCTCTTGCAGCACTATCCCATCACAATGCTGCTGTAAATGCGCGTTGATAAACACAGCGTCGGCATCCAGGTCTAAAATGCGGCGAATATTACTCACCACCTGAGGCAAGCCTTTTAGATCATTCATTTCAATCAATACTCTGAAGCGGTTCTGCTCGCCCTCAAAGTACGCGCTAAAGCGCCCATGATACGCGCCCAGCGTAAAATTACGACCGTAACTGCTGTCGTCTAACCATTCCAGTCCCCTGATCAGTCGGTGTGCTAGAAACTCCCTAAGCAATTGCCAGTTGTAGGGCGGGCGAAACGCCATCATCAACTCAATCTGGCGATTGGCCTCAGCCCCGCGCCGTAAACTGGATGGCGTTATCTGATATAGTCGGCTGAATGCGTCGTTAAAACGGCGTTGAGAGTTAAACCCACAGGCATAGGCAACCTCAGTTACCGGCAAGGCCGTTTGCTGCAACAATTGCTTGGCCAGATCGCACTGTTTAAACAAAGCATATTGTTTGGGCGCTATGCCATAATACTGCTGAAATAGTTTTCCCAGATAACGTGCCGTGATCCCCAGTTTTTCGGCCAGCTGCTCAACACTTGCACCGCTTAGGAAGCCATTGTCTATCATGCGCTTTGCCCGAACCGCCGTGGTTTGCGTGCCCATCCAGGCATAACTGCCCGGTGCGCTATCTGGCC
The DNA window shown above is from Pseudoalteromonas viridis and carries:
- a CDS encoding DNA-3-methyladenine glycosylase 2 family protein; this translates as MFSSEVCEKARKSRDARFDGLFYVAVKSTGIYCRPICPAPAAKEHNVVYYQHGHSAAQAGFRPCIRCRPDSAPGSYAWMGTQTTAVRAKRMIDNGFLSGASVEQLAEKLGITARYLGKLFQQYYGIAPKQYALFKQCDLAKQLLQQTALPVTEVAYACGFNSQRRFNDAFSRLYQITPSSLRRGAEANRQIELMMAFRPPYNWQLLREFLAHRLIRGLEWLDDSSYGRNFTLGAYHGRFSAYFEGEQNRFRVLIEMNDLKGLPQVVSNIRRILDLDADAVFINAHLQQHCDGIVLQEGLRLPGIWAPFEAGIRAILGQQISVVAAKNLMIQLVEALGEPLQDGTYQFPGPAAIAASELAFFKMPERRKQAIIALSQHYVDAPDCAPESWLAIKGIGPWTVDYAKMRGLSAPDIYLGGDLGVQKAIDKVGQIDEPGCAPFRSYLTFHLWQQLAQTSTHAKE